The following coding sequences are from one Vulpes vulpes isolate BD-2025 chromosome 12, VulVul3, whole genome shotgun sequence window:
- the LOC112930852 gene encoding olfactory receptor 13C7-like has product MDRSNHTSPVMGFILLGLSAHPKLEKTFFVLILVMYLIILLGNGVLILVTILDSHLHTPMYFFLGNLSFLDICYTTSSVPLILNSFLIPRKTIPFSACVMQMFLSFAMGATECVLLGMMAFDRYVAICNPLRYPVVMSKAAYVPMAASSWAAGITNSVVQTSQAMRLPFCGDNVINHFTCEILAVLKLACADISINVISMVVANVIFLGVPVVFIFVSYVFIIATILRIPSAEGRKKAFSTCSAHLTVVVVFYGTILFMYGKPKSKDPQGADKQDISDKLTSLFYGVVTPMLNPIIYSLRNKDVKAAMKNLVCQ; this is encoded by the coding sequence ATGGACAGGTCCAATCATACCTCTCCTGTGATGGGCTTTATTCTCCTGGGCCTCTCAGCCCACCCGAAACTGGAGAAAACCTTCTTTGTGCTCATCCTCGTGATGTACCTCATAATCCTGTTGGGCAATGGGGTCCTCATCCTGGTGACCATTCTTGATTCCCACCTGCACacacccatgtacttcttcctgggGAACCTCTCCTTCCTGGACATCTGCTACACAACCTCTTCAGTCCCCCTTATTCTTAACAGCTTCCTGATCCCCAGGAAAACCATACCCTTCTCAGCCTGTGTCATGCAGATGTTTCTCTCCTTTGCCATGGGAGCCACGGAGTGTGTGCTTCTGGGCATGATGGCATTTgatcgctatgtggccatctgtaacCCGCTTAGGTACCCTGTGGTCATGAGCAAGGCTGCCTATGTGCCCATGGCTGCCAGCTCCTGGGCAGCTGGTATCACCAACTCTGTAGTCCAGACATCCCAGGCTATGAGGCTTCCCTTCTGTGGGGACAATGTCATCAATCACTTCACCTGTGAGATCCTGGCTGTGCTGAAGTTGGCCTGTGCTGACATTTCTATCAACGTGATTAGCATGGTTGTGGCTAATGTGATCTTCCTGGGGGTCCCAGTTGTGTTCATTTTTGTCTCCTATGTGTTCATCATTGCTACCATCCTGAGGATCCCCTCAGCTGAGGGGAGGAAAAaggccttctccacctgctctGCCCACCTCACCGTAGTGGTTGTCTTCTATGGGACCATCCTCTTCATGTATGGGAAGCCCAAATCCAAGGACCCCCAGGGGGCAGACAAGCAGGACATTTCAGACAAGCTCACCTCCCTCTTTTATGGGGTGGTGACCCCCATGCTCAACCCCATCATCTACAGCCTGAGGAACAAGGACGTGAAGGCTGCTATGAAGAACCTGGTATGTCAATAA